Proteins encoded within one genomic window of Deinococcus grandis:
- the pstC gene encoding phosphate ABC transporter permease subunit PstC produces MSKRTASPRQLSSGSDRVFEGLILALAAVIVLVFVLSVYQLGTESWPALQKFGLNFFTSRVWNPVTGEFGAAAMIAGTLVTSIAALAISVPLAIASALFVAEYAPKWLANPVGYLIELLAAVPSVVYGLWALFVIAPILGRWQTNFFTSPENVQTLTRCTELWNNNQTSLECFFVPSSAAGRGLALAIIILTVMILPYTASVARDVIRLVPQDQREAMYALGATKWEVISRAILPYARAGIMGGVILALGRALGETLAVAMVIGDSQDILKSIWGNASTMASVIANQFGDAQEALHRSSVVTLGLSLFFLSVVVNYVARLIIARLTPKGIQ; encoded by the coding sequence ATGAGCAAACGTACCGCCTCCCCACGCCAGCTGAGCAGCGGCAGTGACCGGGTGTTCGAGGGCCTGATCCTCGCCCTGGCCGCCGTGATCGTGCTGGTGTTCGTCCTGAGCGTCTACCAGCTCGGCACCGAATCCTGGCCCGCCCTGCAGAAGTTCGGGCTGAACTTCTTCACCAGCCGCGTCTGGAATCCCGTCACCGGCGAGTTCGGCGCGGCCGCCATGATCGCGGGCACGCTGGTGACCAGCATCGCCGCGCTGGCCATCAGCGTGCCCCTGGCGATCGCCAGCGCGCTGTTCGTCGCCGAGTACGCCCCCAAATGGCTCGCCAACCCGGTCGGATACCTGATCGAACTGCTCGCCGCGGTGCCCAGCGTCGTGTACGGCCTGTGGGCGCTGTTCGTGATCGCCCCGATCCTCGGCAGGTGGCAGACGAACTTCTTCACCAGCCCCGAGAACGTCCAGACGCTGACGCGCTGCACCGAACTGTGGAACAACAACCAGACCAGCCTGGAATGCTTCTTCGTGCCCAGCAGCGCCGCCGGGCGCGGCCTGGCCCTGGCGATCATCATCCTGACCGTCATGATCCTGCCCTACACCGCGTCCGTCGCGCGGGACGTCATCCGGCTCGTGCCGCAGGACCAGCGTGAAGCGATGTACGCGCTGGGCGCCACGAAATGGGAAGTCATCTCGCGGGCGATCCTCCCGTACGCCCGTGCGGGCATCATGGGCGGCGTGATTCTCGCGCTGGGCCGCGCGCTGGGCGAGACGCTGGCCGTCGCCATGGTCATCGGGGACAGCCAGGACATCCTCAAGAGCATCTGGGGCAACGCCAGCACCATGGCCTCCGTGATCGCCAACCAGTTCGGGGACGCGCAGGAAGCCCTGCACCGCTCCAGCGTCGTCACGCTCGGCCTGAGCCTGTTCTTCCTGAGTGTCGTCGTGAACTACGTCGCCCGCCTGATCATCGCGCGCCTGACGCCTAAGGGGATCCAGTGA
- the pstS gene encoding phosphate ABC transporter substrate-binding protein PstS yields the protein MKKIFVLAAALAVTTASAQSSLTGAGASFPFPLYSKMFAEYKGDTGVSVNYQSVGSGAGQKQITERTVDFAGSDNPMSDESMKAAPAALLHIPTAIGAVVPAYNLPGVTAPLKFTGKVLADIYLGKIKTWNDKTIAALNPGVTIPPLPITVARRSDGSGTTYVFADYLSKVSSEWKSKVGVGNSLQWPVGTGAKGNDGVAGVVKSTPGAIGYVELVYAKQNKLPFGLVQNRAGKFVLADNGPAALAAKGVVIPADTRVSLTNSANADAYPIASFTYLIFYKEQNYSGRSQAQAAALKKLLTWMVTSGQQYNEPLDYAKLPDTVVNKAKSIIGKMTFGGKKI from the coding sequence ATGAAGAAGATCTTCGTCCTCGCCGCCGCCCTCGCCGTGACCACCGCCAGCGCGCAGTCCAGCCTGACGGGCGCCGGGGCCAGCTTCCCCTTCCCCCTCTACAGCAAGATGTTCGCCGAGTACAAGGGTGACACCGGCGTCAGCGTGAACTACCAGTCCGTCGGCAGTGGCGCCGGGCAGAAGCAGATCACCGAACGCACCGTCGACTTCGCGGGCAGTGACAACCCCATGAGCGACGAGAGCATGAAGGCCGCGCCCGCCGCGCTGCTGCACATCCCCACCGCCATCGGCGCCGTGGTGCCCGCCTACAACCTCCCCGGCGTGACCGCGCCGCTGAAGTTCACCGGCAAGGTCCTGGCCGACATCTACCTCGGCAAGATCAAGACCTGGAACGACAAGACCATCGCCGCGCTGAACCCCGGCGTGACCATCCCTCCGCTGCCCATCACGGTCGCGCGCCGCAGTGACGGGTCCGGCACCACCTACGTGTTCGCCGACTACCTGAGCAAGGTGAGCAGCGAGTGGAAGAGCAAGGTGGGCGTGGGCAACAGCCTGCAGTGGCCCGTCGGGACCGGCGCCAAGGGCAACGACGGCGTCGCAGGCGTCGTGAAGAGCACCCCGGGCGCGATCGGGTACGTGGAACTCGTGTACGCCAAGCAGAACAAGCTGCCCTTCGGTCTGGTGCAGAACCGCGCCGGGAAGTTCGTGCTGGCCGACAACGGTCCCGCCGCACTGGCCGCCAAGGGCGTCGTGATCCCGGCGGACACCCGCGTGAGCCTGACGAACAGCGCCAACGCCGACGCGTACCCCATCGCCAGCTTCACGTACCTGATCTTCTACAAGGAGCAGAACTACAGCGGCCGCAGCCAGGCGCAGGCCGCCGCCCTGAAGAAACTGCTGACCTGGATGGTCACGAGCGGCCAGCAGTACAACGAGCCCCTGGACTACGCCAAGCTGCCCGACACCGTGGTGAACAAGGCCAAGAGCATCATCGGCAAGATGACCTTCGGCGGCAAGAAGATCTGA
- the hpaI gene encoding 4-hydroxy-2-oxoheptanedioate aldolase — MSAPDLHNPFKAALARGEFQLGLWLALADPYSAEIVAGAGFDWLLIDGEHAPNDVRSTLAVVQALAAYPVTPIVRPPVGQTHLIKQYLDLGVQTLLVPMVESGAQARELVAATRYPPRGVRGVGSAIARASRWNAVPDYLHRADEQVCLLVQVESAAGLAALDDILAVEGVDGVFIGPADLSASLGHLGNPAHPDVQAAILDAVTRTRAAGKAAGILCTEAQVDQYRAAGCTFIAAGVDTTLLARAARDLAGRQKTEEGGPY; from the coding sequence GACCTGCACAATCCCTTCAAGGCGGCCCTGGCGCGCGGGGAGTTCCAGCTGGGCCTCTGGCTGGCGCTGGCCGACCCGTATAGCGCCGAGATCGTCGCCGGGGCGGGCTTCGACTGGCTGCTGATCGACGGCGAGCACGCCCCGAACGACGTGCGCAGCACCCTGGCGGTGGTTCAGGCCCTTGCGGCGTACCCGGTGACCCCCATCGTGCGGCCCCCGGTCGGGCAGACGCACCTGATCAAGCAGTACCTCGACCTGGGCGTGCAAACCCTGCTGGTCCCCATGGTCGAGAGCGGCGCGCAGGCCCGCGAACTGGTCGCCGCGACCCGCTACCCGCCGCGTGGCGTGCGGGGCGTGGGCAGCGCGATCGCCCGCGCGTCCCGCTGGAACGCCGTGCCGGACTACCTGCACCGCGCCGACGAGCAGGTGTGCCTGCTGGTGCAGGTCGAGAGTGCCGCCGGACTCGCCGCGCTGGACGACATCCTGGCCGTCGAGGGTGTGGACGGCGTGTTCATCGGCCCGGCGGACCTGAGCGCCAGCCTGGGCCACCTGGGCAACCCCGCGCATCCGGACGTGCAGGCCGCGATTCTGGATGCCGTGACCCGCACCCGCGCGGCCGGGAAGGCGGCGGGCATCCTCTGCACCGAGGCTCAGGTCGACCAGTACCGCGCGGCAGGCTGCACGTTCATCGCGGCGGGCGTGGACACCACCCTGCTCGCCCGCGCCGCCCGTGATTTGGCTGGACGGCAAAAAACAGAGGAGGGCGGCCCGTACTGA